In Mycobacterium sp. Aquia_216, a genomic segment contains:
- a CDS encoding pyridoxal phosphate-dependent aminotransferase: protein MTVSRLRPYATTVFAEMSALAVRIGAVNLGQGFPDEDGPPALLKAAQDAIADGANQYPPGIGIAPLRHAVAAHRKRHFGIEYDPDTEVLVTVGATEAIASAVFGLVEPGSEVLLIEPFYDSYSPVVAMAGAQRVAVPLVADGRGFALDVEALRRAVTPATRALIVNSPHNPTGAVLTEIELRAIAEIAVAADLLVITDEVYEHLVFDGHRHLPLAGFDGMAERTITVSSAAKMFNCTGWKIGWACGPAELIAGIRAAKQYLSYVGGAPFQPAVALALDTEDAWVDELRSSLQARRNRLAAGLADIGFGVHDSYGTYFLCADPRPLGYDDSTTFCAALPEKVGVAAIPMSAFCDPAAPHAELWNHLVRFAFCKRDDTLDEAIKRLSALKNGGTT, encoded by the coding sequence ATGACGGTGTCGCGACTGCGGCCCTACGCGACCACGGTGTTCGCCGAAATGTCGGCGCTGGCGGTGCGGATCGGCGCGGTGAACCTCGGTCAGGGCTTTCCGGACGAGGACGGGCCCCCGGCGCTGCTGAAGGCCGCACAAGACGCGATCGCCGACGGCGCCAACCAATACCCGCCGGGCATCGGGATCGCGCCACTGCGCCACGCCGTCGCGGCACATCGCAAGCGGCATTTCGGCATCGAGTACGACCCCGACACCGAGGTGTTGGTGACGGTCGGCGCCACCGAGGCCATCGCGTCGGCGGTCTTCGGCCTGGTGGAACCCGGCTCCGAGGTGCTGCTGATCGAACCTTTCTACGATTCCTATTCGCCGGTGGTCGCGATGGCCGGCGCGCAGCGCGTCGCGGTTCCGCTGGTCGCCGACGGCCGCGGCTTCGCCCTGGACGTCGAAGCGCTGCGGCGGGCGGTGACGCCGGCGACCCGGGCGCTCATCGTCAACTCGCCGCACAACCCCACGGGCGCCGTACTGACCGAGATCGAACTGCGGGCCATCGCCGAGATCGCGGTGGCAGCGGATCTTTTGGTGATTACCGATGAGGTGTACGAGCACCTGGTGTTCGACGGCCATCGCCACCTGCCGCTGGCGGGTTTCGACGGTATGGCCGAACGCACCATCACCGTCTCCAGCGCGGCCAAGATGTTCAACTGCACCGGTTGGAAGATCGGATGGGCTTGCGGCCCAGCAGAACTCATCGCGGGGATACGCGCGGCCAAACAGTATCTGAGCTACGTCGGCGGTGCGCCGTTCCAGCCCGCGGTGGCCCTGGCGCTGGACACCGAGGACGCGTGGGTCGACGAGCTGCGAAGCTCGCTGCAAGCCCGACGGAATCGGCTGGCCGCGGGCCTGGCCGACATCGGCTTCGGGGTGCACGACAGTTACGGTACTTATTTCCTCTGCGCCGACCCGCGTCCACTCGGGTACGACGACAGCACGACATTCTGCGCGGCATTACCGGAAAAGGTTGGCGTGGCTGCCATTCCGATGTCGGCTTTCTGCGATCCGGCGGCGCCGCATGCCGAGCTGTGGAATCACCTGGTGCGCTTCGCCTTCTGCAAGCGCGACGACACCCTCGACGAGGCGATCAAGCGACTGTCCGCACTCAAAAACGGCGGGACTACGTAG
- a CDS encoding SRPBCC family protein, which yields MAIRASSEIVIEAPPEVIMEALADMDAVPSWSPLHKRVEVVDRYPDGLPHHVKMTIRVSGIADTEMVEYHWGPDWMVWDAQKTAQQHAQHGEYNLQREGDDKTRVRFSLTIELRAPLPGFWVKSAGGKVLYAALEGLRKRVMGNEDST from the coding sequence GTGGCCATACGTGCGTCGTCCGAAATCGTCATTGAGGCGCCCCCGGAAGTGATCATGGAGGCGCTCGCGGACATGGACGCCGTGCCCTCGTGGTCTCCGTTGCACAAACGGGTCGAAGTCGTCGACCGATATCCCGACGGCCTACCGCACCACGTGAAGATGACGATCAGGGTGAGCGGCATCGCCGACACCGAAATGGTCGAATACCACTGGGGGCCCGACTGGATGGTGTGGGACGCGCAGAAGACCGCCCAGCAACACGCTCAGCACGGCGAATACAACCTGCAACGTGAGGGCGACGACAAGACCAGGGTGCGATTCAGCCTCACGATCGAGCTCAGGGCGCCGCTGCCCGGATTCTGGGTGAAGTCGGCCGGCGGCAAAGTCCTCTACGCCGCGCTGGAGGGCCTGCGAAAGCGCGTGATGGGTAACGAGGACTCTACGTAG
- a CDS encoding SRPBCC family protein, with translation MAVKASREFIVDAPLDVVMGALEDVSVLESWSPLHKRIEVIDRYPDGRAHHVKTTIRILGLVDKEVLEYHWGPDWVVYDAKGTHQQHGQHVEYNLKSEGVDKTRVRFDITVEPAGPIPAFVVKRAMQNVLDASVEGLRDLVMRGGSDKAP, from the coding sequence GTGGCTGTCAAGGCATCACGTGAATTCATAGTTGACGCGCCGCTCGACGTGGTCATGGGGGCGCTCGAGGACGTCAGTGTGCTGGAATCGTGGTCTCCGCTGCATAAGCGGATCGAAGTGATCGACCGCTATCCCGACGGCCGCGCGCATCATGTGAAAACCACCATTCGTATTCTCGGCCTCGTCGATAAAGAGGTCCTGGAATATCACTGGGGTCCCGACTGGGTGGTCTATGACGCCAAAGGCACGCACCAACAACATGGCCAGCACGTCGAGTACAACCTCAAGTCCGAGGGTGTCGACAAAACCCGGGTCCGGTTCGATATCACCGTCGAACCGGCCGGGCCCATTCCCGCATTCGTCGTCAAGCGCGCAATGCAAAACGTTCTCGACGCCTCCGTGGAGGGCCTGCGCGATCTGGTCATGCGCGGCGGTTCGGATAAGGCACCGTAA
- a CDS encoding CaiB/BaiF CoA transferase family protein, whose protein sequence is MTGGGPLAGIKVIELGGIGPGPHAGMVLADLGADVVRVRRPGGAAMPAEDRDLLHRGKRIVDLDVKTQPGLLLGLAAKADVLLDCFRPGTCERLGIGPDDCAAINPRLIYARITGWGQDGPLATTAGHDINYLSQTGALSALGHADRPPMPPLNLVADFGGGSMLVLLGIAVALYERERSGQGQVVDAAMVDGVSVLAQMMWTMKGIGSLRDKRESFLLDGGAPFYRCYETSDGKYMAVGAIEPQFFAALLSGLGLSPDEVPGQLEIGSYQQMYDVFVRRFASRTRDEWTQVFAGTDACVTPVLTWSEAAANDHLTARSTVITAHGVEQAAPAPRFSRTPAEPVGPPPAATTPIGEINW, encoded by the coding sequence GTGACCGGCGGTGGGCCCTTGGCGGGGATCAAAGTCATCGAACTCGGCGGCATCGGACCCGGGCCGCATGCGGGCATGGTGCTCGCCGACCTGGGTGCCGACGTGGTGCGGGTCCGCCGCCCAGGCGGCGCGGCGATGCCGGCCGAAGACCGCGACCTGTTGCACCGCGGCAAGCGGATCGTCGACCTGGACGTCAAGACGCAGCCGGGCCTGCTGCTGGGGCTCGCTGCCAAGGCCGATGTGCTGCTGGACTGCTTCCGGCCCGGCACCTGCGAGCGCCTCGGCATCGGACCCGACGACTGTGCGGCGATCAACCCGCGGCTGATCTATGCCCGGATCACCGGCTGGGGGCAGGACGGACCGTTGGCGACGACCGCGGGCCACGACATCAACTACCTGTCGCAGACCGGCGCGCTGTCGGCGTTGGGCCACGCCGACCGGCCGCCGATGCCGCCGCTGAACCTGGTCGCCGATTTCGGCGGTGGTTCGATGCTGGTGCTGCTGGGTATCGCCGTCGCGTTGTACGAGCGGGAACGGTCGGGTCAGGGCCAGGTCGTCGACGCCGCGATGGTCGACGGAGTCAGTGTGCTCGCCCAAATGATGTGGACCATGAAGGGAATTGGCAGCCTGCGCGACAAGCGCGAATCGTTTCTGCTCGACGGCGGCGCCCCTTTCTACCGTTGCTATGAGACCTCCGATGGCAAGTACATGGCCGTCGGCGCCATCGAACCGCAGTTCTTCGCGGCATTGCTGAGCGGGCTCGGTCTGTCGCCCGACGAGGTGCCGGGCCAGCTCGAAATCGGTTCGTACCAGCAGATGTACGACGTCTTCGTGCGGCGGTTCGCCAGCCGGACGCGAGACGAGTGGACCCAGGTTTTCGCGGGCACCGACGCCTGCGTCACGCCGGTGCTGACCTGGAGTGAGGCGGCCGCCAACGACCACTTGACCGCGCGGTCCACGGTGATCACCGCCCACGGCGTCGAGCAGGCCGCACCCGCCCCGCGCTTTTCGCGAACACCGGCCGAGCCCGTCGGGCCGCCTCCGGCCGCCACCACGCCGATCGGCGAAATCAACTGGTAG
- a CDS encoding SRPBCC family protein yields MAITETREVVVEASPEEILDVIADFDSMPEWSPPHQSVETLQRDADGRPTKVKMKVKAAGITDEQVIAYTWSDNKVSWTLVSSGQQRSQDASYTLTPDGDATKVTFKLSVDPVVPLPGFLLKRAIKGTVDNGTEGLRKRVLQVKKGR; encoded by the coding sequence ATGGCGATCACCGAAACCCGCGAAGTTGTTGTCGAGGCCAGCCCCGAAGAGATCCTCGACGTCATCGCCGATTTCGACTCGATGCCCGAATGGTCGCCGCCACACCAGAGCGTCGAAACTCTGCAGCGCGACGCCGACGGGCGGCCCACCAAGGTCAAGATGAAAGTCAAAGCCGCTGGCATCACCGATGAGCAGGTGATCGCTTACACGTGGAGCGACAACAAGGTGAGCTGGACACTGGTCAGCTCCGGTCAGCAGCGGTCCCAGGACGCGTCCTACACATTGACGCCCGACGGCGACGCCACCAAGGTCACCTTCAAGCTCAGCGTCGACCCGGTGGTGCCGCTGCCCGGGTTCCTGTTGAAGCGCGCCATCAAAGGCACGGTCGATAACGGGACCGAGGGTTTGCGCAAGCGGGTGCTGCAGGTGAAGAAGGGTAGGTAG
- a CDS encoding alpha-keto acid decarboxylase family protein produces the protein MTATTPDAGSDPADSAYTVGDYLLDRLAELGVSEIFGVPGDYNLEFLDHIVAHPRIRWVGNANELNAGYAADGYGRLRGMSAVVTTFGVGELSATNAVAGSYAEQVPVVHIVGGPSKDSQGTRRALHHSLGDGDFEHFFRISREITCAQANLMPATARREIDRVLSEVREQKRPGYLLLSTDVARFPTEPPGAPLPRYTGGTSPRALALFVDAARELIGDNRLTVLADLLVHRLQAVKELETLLTADVVPYATLMWGKSLLDESSPNYLGIYAGAASAPQVRAAIEDAPVLVTAGVVFTDMVSGFFSQHIDAARTIDVAQYQSSVAGRVFAPLEMDAALGALAEILAQRGISSPPVAAPTDERPEAGAEAPARDQPLTQEMVWDRLCSALTPGNVVLADQGTSFYGMADHRLPKGVTFIGQPLWGSIGYTLPAALGAGVAHPDRRTVLLIGDGAAQLTVQELGTFFREGLSPVIVVVNNDGYTVERAIHGETAPYNDIASWSWTDIPRALGVVNHLAFRAQTYGDLDDALTAAAEHQDRMVLVEVVLPRMEIPPLLVELVQPMSPDGSRRR, from the coding sequence GTGACAGCTACCACGCCCGACGCGGGGTCGGACCCCGCGGATTCCGCCTACACCGTCGGTGACTATTTGTTGGACCGTCTCGCCGAGCTCGGCGTCTCCGAGATCTTCGGCGTTCCCGGCGACTACAACCTGGAGTTTCTCGATCACATCGTCGCGCACCCGAGGATTCGGTGGGTGGGCAATGCCAACGAGTTGAACGCCGGCTACGCTGCCGACGGCTATGGACGGCTGCGCGGAATGTCAGCTGTGGTAACGACATTCGGGGTGGGCGAGCTCTCGGCAACCAACGCGGTCGCCGGCAGTTACGCCGAGCAGGTGCCCGTGGTGCACATCGTTGGCGGCCCGTCCAAAGACTCGCAAGGCACCCGGCGGGCGCTGCACCATTCGCTCGGCGATGGCGACTTCGAGCACTTCTTCCGCATCAGCCGCGAAATCACTTGTGCCCAAGCCAATCTCATGCCGGCCACGGCGCGACGGGAGATCGACCGGGTGCTCTCGGAGGTGCGCGAGCAGAAGCGACCGGGCTACCTGCTGCTGTCCACCGATGTGGCGCGCTTCCCCACCGAACCTCCCGGCGCCCCGCTGCCCCGTTACACCGGCGGTACCAGCCCCCGGGCACTGGCGTTATTCGTCGACGCGGCGCGTGAGCTCATCGGCGACAACCGGTTGACGGTGCTGGCCGACCTGTTGGTCCACCGCCTGCAGGCGGTCAAAGAGCTCGAGACGTTGCTGACCGCCGACGTGGTCCCCTACGCCACGCTGATGTGGGGAAAGAGCCTGCTCGACGAGAGCTCACCCAACTACCTGGGGATCTACGCGGGTGCGGCCAGCGCGCCGCAGGTACGCGCCGCGATTGAAGACGCACCGGTACTGGTCACCGCGGGGGTGGTGTTCACCGACATGGTCAGTGGCTTCTTCAGTCAGCACATCGACGCGGCCCGGACCATCGACGTCGCGCAGTATCAGAGCAGCGTGGCAGGCCGCGTGTTCGCGCCGCTGGAAATGGACGCGGCGCTTGGGGCGCTGGCCGAGATCCTGGCGCAACGCGGGATCAGTTCGCCACCGGTGGCGGCGCCAACGGACGAACGGCCCGAAGCCGGGGCCGAGGCGCCCGCCCGAGATCAGCCGCTGACCCAGGAGATGGTGTGGGACCGGCTGTGCAGCGCGCTCACGCCCGGAAACGTGGTGCTCGCCGATCAGGGAACCTCCTTTTACGGTATGGCCGACCACCGGCTACCGAAGGGAGTCACGTTTATCGGCCAACCCCTTTGGGGCTCAATCGGTTACACGTTGCCCGCAGCGTTGGGAGCGGGGGTCGCACATCCGGACCGCAGGACGGTGTTGCTGATCGGCGACGGCGCCGCACAACTGACCGTGCAGGAGCTCGGCACTTTCTTCCGCGAGGGACTGTCTCCGGTCATCGTGGTGGTCAACAACGACGGCTACACGGTCGAACGGGCGATCCACGGCGAGACGGCTCCCTATAACGACATCGCCAGCTGGAGTTGGACCGACATTCCCCGCGCGCTGGGCGTGGTCAATCACCTTGCGTTTCGGGCGCAAACCTACGGCGACCTCGACGATGCGCTGACCGCGGCGGCCGAGCACCAGGACCGCATGGTGCTCGTCGAGGTGGTCTTGCCGCGCATGGAAATTCCGCCCCTACTGGTCGAACTCGTGCAACCCATGTCGCCGGATGGCAGTAGGCGCCGTTGA
- a CDS encoding (2Fe-2S)-binding protein, which produces MFVCLCNGVTSHTVTDAVRAGASTTKAVAHACGAGADCGRCRRTIQAILKSSRSGLGRDSTAPTAIRRHGLHEFDQ; this is translated from the coding sequence ATGTTCGTGTGCTTGTGTAACGGGGTCACCAGCCACACGGTGACCGACGCGGTCCGGGCGGGGGCATCGACGACTAAGGCCGTTGCTCATGCTTGCGGGGCCGGCGCGGACTGCGGTCGTTGTCGCCGCACGATTCAGGCAATACTCAAATCGTCAAGGTCCGGCCTAGGGCGCGATTCAACGGCGCCTACTGCCATCCGGCGACATGGGTTGCACGAGTTCGACCAGTAG
- a CDS encoding fatty-acid--CoA ligase, producing the protein MNDGDIHSMVIASDYRVPDPTKVWPLLERNKAALSDIGAHHVLVYTSTHDYGRVLVMIGVHSREPIVELLRSRVFFDWFDEAGVEDIPAVFAGEIIGRFIPTLPSTPAVPGVVMAAIASVDDVPALTAGVDSAMGRFTTAGIRKTWVFQAFDDDHEVLILQEFADENSARRWIEHPDAAAQWMSGAGEGPYPPLFVGQFTDIMRIER; encoded by the coding sequence TTGAACGACGGCGATATTCACTCGATGGTGATTGCGTCGGACTATCGCGTCCCAGATCCGACCAAGGTGTGGCCGCTACTCGAGCGCAACAAGGCGGCTCTTTCCGATATCGGCGCGCACCACGTTCTGGTCTACACGTCGACGCACGACTACGGCCGCGTACTGGTGATGATCGGTGTGCACAGTCGTGAGCCGATCGTGGAACTGCTGCGATCGCGGGTCTTCTTCGACTGGTTCGACGAGGCGGGTGTCGAGGACATTCCCGCGGTGTTCGCCGGGGAGATCATCGGCAGATTCATCCCGACGCTCCCCTCGACTCCCGCGGTGCCCGGGGTCGTGATGGCCGCCATCGCGTCGGTCGACGATGTGCCGGCACTGACGGCCGGCGTCGACTCGGCAATGGGCAGGTTTACCACGGCCGGCATCCGAAAAACGTGGGTATTCCAGGCCTTCGACGACGACCACGAAGTCTTGATCCTGCAGGAGTTCGCCGACGAGAACAGCGCGCGGCGGTGGATCGAGCATCCCGACGCCGCCGCCCAATGGATGTCCGGCGCGGGCGAGGGTCCATACCCGCCACTGTTCGTCGGCCAGTTCACCGACATCATGCGCATCGAGAGATAA
- a CDS encoding AMP-binding protein, which yields MVVSAADRFGDAEAIVDGPLRLTFTQLVEQIRCAAGAFDALGIGKGERVAVWAPNSAEWVIAAFGLLTAGGVLVPVNTRFKTEEAGDIIARSGVKAVLVQQGFLDQEYTAPAGTPVIDLKSDFLSSGSPFERAVSGDDISDIIFTSGTTGRPKGAMMNHRQTLRMYEEWATLADLREGDRYLQINPYFHTFGLKAGLITSFLRGATMLPVAVFDVDTVVDLVAREGITMLPGPPTLFHSLLTVRDKSKLSTLRAGVTGAADIPVELVRRIHDELPFQTLMTGYGLTEAGNVTLSLPGDSFEDVATTAGVPCEGVEVRIAEDGEVLVRGYGVMQGYLDDPAATAQAIDADGWLHTGDLGNFADGSDGGDPPPQAGGAPTHPAAAGSRSPRRRLRIVGRKKDMFIVGGFNAYPAEIEGFLMEHPAVAQAAVIGAPDDRLGQVGKAFVVAKTAVSEHDLIGWCRDRMAGFKVPRSIEFRDTLPLNATGKVMKDRLR from the coding sequence ATGGTCGTGAGCGCGGCGGACCGCTTCGGCGACGCGGAAGCGATTGTCGACGGTCCGCTGCGCTTGACATTCACCCAGCTTGTTGAGCAAATCCGTTGTGCTGCAGGGGCGTTCGATGCCTTAGGTATCGGCAAGGGTGAACGGGTCGCGGTTTGGGCGCCCAATTCGGCCGAGTGGGTCATCGCCGCGTTCGGGCTGCTGACCGCGGGCGGCGTGCTGGTGCCGGTTAATACGAGGTTCAAGACGGAAGAAGCGGGCGACATCATCGCCCGCAGTGGGGTGAAGGCCGTCCTGGTGCAGCAGGGCTTTCTGGACCAGGAGTACACCGCCCCCGCGGGGACGCCGGTCATCGACCTGAAGTCCGACTTCCTTTCCAGCGGTTCCCCGTTCGAGCGGGCGGTGAGCGGCGACGACATCTCGGACATCATCTTCACCTCGGGCACGACCGGGCGGCCGAAAGGCGCGATGATGAATCATCGTCAAACGCTGCGGATGTACGAGGAGTGGGCGACTCTCGCCGATCTGCGCGAGGGTGACCGTTACTTGCAGATCAACCCGTATTTCCACACGTTCGGCCTTAAGGCGGGACTCATCACTTCCTTTCTGCGCGGCGCGACGATGCTGCCGGTCGCGGTGTTCGATGTCGACACGGTGGTGGATCTCGTTGCGCGCGAAGGCATCACGATGCTTCCCGGGCCGCCGACGTTGTTCCATTCGCTGCTGACGGTGCGGGACAAGTCCAAGCTGTCGACATTGCGGGCCGGGGTGACCGGCGCCGCCGACATCCCGGTCGAGTTGGTCCGACGCATCCACGACGAACTGCCGTTCCAGACGCTGATGACCGGTTACGGCCTCACCGAGGCCGGCAACGTGACCCTGTCCCTGCCCGGCGATTCCTTCGAGGACGTCGCCACCACCGCGGGCGTGCCGTGTGAGGGCGTTGAGGTGCGCATCGCCGAGGACGGCGAGGTGCTCGTCCGCGGCTACGGCGTCATGCAGGGCTACCTGGACGACCCCGCGGCCACCGCTCAGGCGATCGACGCTGACGGCTGGCTGCACACCGGAGACTTGGGAAACTTCGCCGACGGGTCTGATGGTGGTGACCCTCCCCCGCAAGCGGGAGGTGCCCCCACGCACCCGGCTGCGGCTGGCTCGCGATCACCACGGAGGCGCCTGCGCATCGTTGGACGCAAGAAGGACATGTTCATCGTGGGTGGGTTCAACGCCTATCCGGCCGAGATCGAGGGGTTCCTCATGGAGCACCCGGCGGTGGCGCAGGCGGCGGTGATCGGAGCGCCCGACGACCGCCTGGGTCAGGTGGGCAAGGCTTTCGTCGTGGCGAAAACCGCGGTGTCCGAGCATGACTTGATCGGCTGGTGTCGAGACCGGATGGCCGGTTTCAAAGTCCCCAGATCCATCGAGTTTCGCGATACACTGCCGCTCAATGCCACGGGCAAAGTGATGAAGGACCGACTTCGTTGA
- a CDS encoding amidohydrolase family protein: MGQLSHREDVPFPIFDADNHLYEPPEALTKFLPKEYKDYVQYVQINGRTKIAIRGQISNYIPNPTFEVVARPGAWEEYFKFGNPDGKTKRELFGEPMRAIPAFFEPGPRLEEMNKLGLDRTLMFPTLASLLEERLRDDPVAIHVLVHALNEWLDEVWGFNYQNRIFTTPVITLPIVEKAIEELEWAVKRGARAILVRPAPVPGFRGPRSFAVPEFDPFWERVVEYDLLVGMHSSDSGYSRYTSEWDGADQEMLPFQTNAMGILNEWRPIQDSVGSWVIHGALYRHPKLKVAIVEAGSKWMTPLLDGLAEVFRKAPEAFPSDPVEMVKNRIHVSPFFEDGIDDLVNLVGVDQVLYGSDWPHPEGLAEPTFYVNALSHLSVDDQAKIMGGNLSRLITV; this comes from the coding sequence ATGGGTCAGTTGTCGCACCGGGAGGACGTCCCTTTTCCAATTTTTGACGCGGATAACCATCTCTACGAGCCGCCGGAGGCGCTGACCAAGTTCCTGCCCAAGGAGTACAAGGACTACGTCCAGTACGTGCAGATCAACGGGCGCACCAAGATTGCCATCCGCGGCCAGATCAGCAACTACATTCCCAACCCCACCTTCGAGGTCGTTGCCCGGCCGGGTGCCTGGGAGGAGTACTTCAAGTTCGGCAATCCGGACGGCAAGACCAAGCGCGAGCTGTTCGGTGAGCCGATGCGCGCGATCCCGGCGTTCTTCGAGCCCGGCCCACGGCTGGAGGAGATGAACAAGCTGGGCCTGGATCGCACCCTGATGTTCCCGACGTTGGCCAGTCTGCTCGAGGAGCGGCTGCGCGACGATCCGGTCGCCATCCATGTCTTGGTCCATGCGCTGAACGAGTGGCTCGATGAGGTCTGGGGCTTCAACTACCAGAACCGCATCTTCACCACCCCCGTCATCACCCTGCCGATCGTCGAGAAGGCGATCGAGGAGCTGGAGTGGGCGGTCAAGCGTGGTGCCCGTGCCATCCTGGTCCGCCCGGCTCCGGTCCCCGGATTCCGCGGCCCCCGGTCGTTCGCGGTGCCCGAATTCGACCCGTTCTGGGAGCGGGTCGTCGAGTACGACCTGCTGGTCGGCATGCACTCCAGCGACAGCGGCTACTCCCGGTACACCTCCGAGTGGGACGGCGCCGACCAGGAGATGCTGCCGTTCCAGACCAATGCGATGGGCATCCTCAACGAATGGCGACCGATCCAGGACTCGGTGGGGTCGTGGGTGATTCACGGCGCGCTCTACCGCCATCCCAAGCTGAAGGTCGCGATCGTCGAAGCCGGTTCGAAGTGGATGACCCCGCTGCTCGATGGCCTGGCCGAAGTCTTCCGGAAGGCCCCGGAAGCTTTCCCGAGCGACCCCGTCGAGATGGTCAAGAACCGCATCCACGTCAGCCCGTTCTTCGAGGACGGCATCGATGATCTGGTCAACCTCGTCGGTGTGGATCAGGTGCTGTACGGCTCGGACTGGCCGCACCCGGAAGGGTTGGCGGAGCCGACCTTCTATGTAAACGCGCTGTCGCACCTTTCGGTCGACGACCAGGCAAAGATCATGGGCGGCAACCTGTCTCGACTCATCACGGTGTGA
- a CDS encoding lipoprotein LpqH produces MPNRIVATVAALTFALLAACTARPPAQISSTASVNVDGSDASFHVVKCGQSQWTRTIDIGGSFAGAKVVIDQGAQPASAESVQIRNLGGFTGMYSRGGSGDADMSMSGDKFTVTGTASGYKTDKPGEPATAQFKIVVTC; encoded by the coding sequence GTGCCGAACCGAATCGTGGCCACCGTTGCGGCCCTCACCTTTGCCCTGCTCGCGGCATGCACGGCGCGACCACCAGCCCAAATCTCTAGCACCGCATCTGTGAACGTCGACGGCAGCGACGCGAGTTTCCACGTCGTGAAGTGCGGTCAGTCGCAGTGGACCCGGACGATCGATATCGGCGGCAGTTTCGCCGGGGCGAAGGTTGTCATCGACCAGGGAGCGCAGCCGGCGTCAGCCGAGTCGGTACAAATCCGGAACCTGGGAGGGTTCACCGGCATGTACTCCCGAGGAGGCAGCGGCGACGCCGATATGAGCATGAGCGGCGACAAGTTCACCGTCACCGGCACCGCCAGCGGCTACAAGACCGACAAACCCGGTGAACCGGCGACCGCCCAATTCAAAATCGTCGTGACGTGCTGA
- a CDS encoding enoyl-CoA hydratase/isomerase family protein, giving the protein MLDLEFDDGLAVLTINRPHARNAIALDTMEQLEKALDAAAGASALVIKGAGDRAFVSGGDLKELSSLRTEEDAAAMAKRMRSVCDQLANFRAPVIAALNGSAFGGGAEIAVAADIRLAADDIKIAFNQVELEIMPAWGGAERLAELVGKSRALLLAGTGTSLTAGDAERIGLVDKVLPRASFDSPADGWRSIAKSLARHPASEIKRVIRGVSPDEAIASFARLWVADAHWRAAERVMNRTGSARQATGGAT; this is encoded by the coding sequence ATGCTCGACCTAGAGTTCGACGATGGTTTGGCAGTGCTGACCATTAATCGCCCGCACGCACGCAACGCCATCGCGCTCGACACCATGGAGCAGCTGGAAAAGGCGCTCGATGCGGCGGCGGGCGCCAGCGCCCTAGTCATCAAGGGTGCCGGCGATCGGGCGTTCGTGTCAGGCGGCGACCTCAAGGAGCTGAGTTCGCTGCGGACGGAAGAGGACGCTGCGGCGATGGCGAAGCGGATGCGGTCCGTCTGCGATCAGCTGGCGAACTTCCGCGCTCCCGTCATTGCCGCACTGAACGGAAGCGCCTTCGGCGGCGGCGCCGAAATCGCTGTGGCCGCAGACATCCGGTTGGCTGCCGACGACATCAAGATTGCTTTCAATCAGGTAGAGCTGGAGATCATGCCGGCCTGGGGCGGTGCCGAGCGACTGGCCGAGCTCGTCGGCAAAAGCAGGGCGCTCCTGCTGGCCGGTACCGGAACGAGCTTGACCGCAGGCGATGCCGAGCGGATCGGCTTGGTGGACAAGGTGTTGCCCCGCGCCTCCTTCGACTCACCCGCCGACGGATGGCGATCGATCGCGAAGTCGCTGGCTCGCCATCCGGCGTCCGAGATAAAGCGCGTAATCCGCGGTGTTTCACCTGATGAGGCGATAGCATCCTTTGCACGGTTGTGGGTTGCCGACGCACATTGGCGGGCCGCAGAGCGGGTGATGAACCGTACAGGCAGTGCGCGCCAGGCAACCGGAGGAGCGACATGA